Proteins from one Sulfurovum sp. TSL1 genomic window:
- the ubiE gene encoding bifunctional demethylmenaquinone methyltransferase/2-methoxy-6-polyprenyl-1,4-benzoquinol methylase UbiE has product MGIEKLADKEEKQEKIVTMFDDIASTYDLANRVLSFGIDIQWRKKGCDKAFEILDKKELTQVTDVATGTGDLLIYWREQAKKNGVNIEKYVGIDPSVGMLEVARGKVDFAEFIEGKAQKLPIADESTDVISISYGIRNVVDRAEALQEFNRALKPNGIVMILEFTKQDRSGVVDKIVDFGMKKVLPRVGGLISKNYEAYKYLPDSIEEFLTTEMLAKELEEAGFEMKYIKSFSMGISTLLVAQKI; this is encoded by the coding sequence TTGGGCATTGAAAAACTCGCAGATAAAGAAGAAAAACAAGAAAAAATTGTCACAATGTTTGACGATATCGCAAGCACCTATGACCTGGCAAACAGGGTTTTGAGTTTTGGTATCGATATCCAGTGGCGTAAAAAAGGGTGTGACAAAGCATTTGAGATCCTGGATAAAAAAGAATTGACACAGGTGACAGATGTCGCTACGGGTACAGGCGACCTGTTGATCTACTGGAGAGAACAGGCCAAAAAAAATGGCGTAAATATAGAAAAATATGTAGGGATAGACCCTTCTGTAGGTATGCTGGAAGTGGCAAGAGGAAAAGTGGATTTCGCAGAGTTCATTGAGGGAAAAGCTCAGAAACTGCCAATAGCGGATGAGAGTACGGATGTGATCTCCATCTCTTACGGCATCCGTAACGTGGTTGACAGGGCAGAGGCATTGCAAGAGTTCAACCGGGCACTCAAGCCAAACGGTATTGTCATGATCTTGGAATTTACCAAACAAGACAGAAGCGGCGTGGTAGACAAGATCGTGGATTTTGGCATGAAGAAAGTGCTTCCGCGTGTAGGCGGGCTCATCTCCAAGAATTATGAAGCCTATAAATATTTGCCGGACTCGATAGAAGAGTTCTTGACCACAGAAATGTTGGCCAAAGAGTTGGAAGAAGCCGGATTTGAGATGAAATATATCAAATCTTTCTCTATGGGTATATCGACCCTTCTTGTTGCACAAAAAATATAA
- the ribD gene encoding bifunctional diaminohydroxyphosphoribosylaminopyrimidine deaminase/5-amino-6-(5-phosphoribosylamino)uracil reductase RibD, translated as MRDEFYMQLALDKAWEYQGLTYPNPAVGAVVTLEGNILAIEAHQKAGSSHAEVLALLSAYETLSNRSVDFDPCDSHKAHAFLLTLPKDFFAQCTIYVTLEPCSHEGKTPSCASLLQSLALRRVVIGTEDPIEGHGGGMKRLGNASVGVLKEACQALIESFLLWQKRAFVLFKLAQTTNGRIGGGYLSSQASLTHVHQLREVCDTLLIGGNTVREDRPTLDCRFIQAQAPDVKIYTKEDNFDRDIPLFTVEKRRVEIIHTLDFLEQPSFVLVEGGEGMLNALKEKIDWMLIYQTPKLSTNNLTYNTTMNLQFLHQDKKDVDLMIWSKNIGH; from the coding sequence GTGAGAGATGAATTTTATATGCAGCTTGCTCTGGATAAAGCCTGGGAATACCAAGGCTTAACCTACCCCAATCCTGCGGTTGGTGCCGTAGTCACGCTAGAGGGCAATATTTTAGCTATCGAGGCGCATCAGAAAGCAGGGTCATCACATGCTGAAGTTTTGGCTCTGCTTTCAGCCTATGAAACACTCTCAAACAGATCTGTAGATTTCGATCCCTGTGATTCCCATAAAGCACATGCATTTCTTTTAACACTTCCCAAAGATTTTTTTGCGCAATGCACTATTTATGTGACACTTGAGCCCTGTTCGCATGAAGGGAAAACACCCTCTTGCGCCTCTTTATTACAGTCACTTGCATTGCGCAGGGTAGTGATAGGCACAGAGGATCCCATAGAAGGGCATGGCGGCGGTATGAAGCGGTTGGGAAATGCGAGTGTGGGGGTACTCAAAGAGGCATGTCAAGCGTTGATAGAGTCTTTTCTCTTATGGCAAAAGCGAGCCTTTGTACTTTTTAAACTTGCACAGACAACCAACGGGCGTATCGGTGGGGGTTACTTGAGTTCTCAAGCTTCCCTGACCCATGTGCATCAGCTAAGAGAAGTGTGCGATACACTGCTCATAGGCGGCAATACCGTAAGAGAAGACAGACCTACGTTGGATTGCAGATTTATCCAAGCGCAGGCACCTGACGTCAAGATCTATACCAAAGAAGATAATTTTGATAGAGATATCCCGCTTTTTACTGTTGAGAAGAGAAGGGTAGAGATCATCCATACATTGGATTTTTTAGAGCAACCTTCTTTTGTCTTGGTAGAGGGCGGAGAAGGGATGCTAAATGCACTCAAAGAGAAGATAGATTGGATGCTGATTTACCAGACACCTAAGCTCTCTACGAATAATTTAACCTATAATACAACTATGAATTTACAATTTTTACATCAAGACAAAAAAGATGTAGATTTGATGATATGGAGCAAAAACATTGGGCATTGA
- the rimP gene encoding ribosome maturation factor RimP produces MNLEIQIAKIVEANGASLYDIEVVTEFEETIFRVLITKTGGVDLDLCAHISHELSPFLDVHPPMSQKYRLEVSSPGIERKLTKPVHFQNAIGEKVKLKISGGEKVKGILKSADNDGIVVETKQGDESFEYGALGTAKTYFDWN; encoded by the coding sequence ATGAATCTTGAAATACAAATCGCTAAAATTGTAGAAGCCAATGGTGCCTCTCTGTATGATATAGAGGTAGTGACAGAGTTTGAAGAGACGATCTTTCGTGTTTTGATAACAAAAACGGGCGGTGTGGATCTTGATCTGTGTGCGCATATTTCTCACGAACTCTCCCCTTTTCTAGATGTCCACCCTCCGATGAGTCAGAAATACCGTTTGGAGGTCAGTTCTCCGGGGATAGAAAGAAAACTCACAAAACCTGTGCACTTCCAAAATGCGATCGGTGAAAAAGTGAAGCTCAAGATCTCAGGTGGTGAGAAAGTAAAAGGGATCCTCAAAAGTGCTGATAACGATGGTATCGTTGTAGAAACAAAGCAGGGTGATGAAAGCTTTGAGTATGGAGCATTGGGTACAGCAAAAACCTATTTTGACTGGAACTAG
- the rbfA gene encoding 30S ribosome-binding factor RbfA yields MTHEEIKRHRVESVLKEIIPEALGSLDDERINGLTVTDVVCSKGRSDAKVYLDTSFLNEKEQNEALRQLRAVAGYIQNHCKQSEGWFKAPRLTFEFDHQLEKVSRMEDLFKQISTRKTKDDGESTDES; encoded by the coding sequence ATGACACATGAAGAGATTAAAAGGCATCGTGTAGAATCTGTACTTAAAGAGATTATTCCCGAAGCACTCGGCAGTTTGGATGATGAGCGTATCAACGGACTGACAGTGACAGACGTGGTGTGTTCAAAAGGTAGATCGGATGCGAAGGTCTACCTTGATACTTCATTCCTTAATGAGAAAGAGCAGAATGAGGCACTCCGGCAGCTACGTGCTGTAGCAGGGTACATACAAAACCATTGTAAACAGAGTGAAGGGTGGTTCAAAGCTCCAAGACTTACCTTTGAGTTTGACCATCAGTTAGAAAAAGTGAGTCGTATGGAAGATCTTTTTAAACAAATAAGTACCAGAAAAACAAAAGATGACGGAGAGTCTACAGATGAATCTTGA
- the infB gene encoding translation initiation factor IF-2 produces MDKVKIQEIADEAGLSNADLLDKAKELGFDVKAANSTISMENAGILVDYAISGTLPKGFKKPGSKAKITVVKKKEETVETKVSTPEVDTTAAEKPATETTVDTPEVAGEEKVEKAAQESTEQPSVKKVKKRKGISVVSKKTETEAPVKIEEAEDKPQKKTLSRGGIKIVRKAKPEPVRAAKQISMEDQTSYVPKKKPKKIAEARDSGKKIDIFNHESMSGDIDSGFGEEEVVLLDFSDKNIYEDMMRQEQKRKEEAKKRELSGAATGKGRQAFRPQQKRSLKRGGKRKKYEKAESTEVVTSVEIPENVRVYEFAEKVNRSVGEVIGVLFALGMMVTKNDFLSKDEIEILAEEFGVEVTTVNPLDELEITEDHEAEEDEANLEERPPVITIMGHVDHGKTSLLDRIRTSKVADKEAGGITQHVGAYQVEKNGKKITFVDTPGHEAFTEMRSRGAQATDIVIIVVAADDGVMPQTKEAIAHTKAAGVPMIVAINKMDKESANPDNVKAQLSEIGVMAADWGGEYEFVPVSAHTGMGIDDLLETILLQAEVMELKANPNRKAKAVVVESSLEKGFGPVANVIIKNGTLHIGDNVIVGKTYGRIKAIKLDDGSNVKEIGPSTPAAIVGLNEVPGAGDELIVMDTDKEVRELAEKRAEYDRTKQLSKSTKATLDDLSALIAEGQLKSLPVIIKADVQGSLEAIKGSLEKLRNEEVKVNIIHEGVGGVTESDLALADASEHAVVLGFNVRPTGAVKKKSKELGIEIRSYSIIYDLLDDVKSLLGGMMSPVISEEVTGQADVRETFVVGKVGTIAGCKVSDGVITRNSKARLIRDGVVIYESKIASLKRFNEDAKEVKNGYECGIMLENFNDIKEGDVIETFRDVEEQVTL; encoded by the coding sequence ATGGATAAAGTTAAAATCCAAGAAATAGCAGATGAAGCAGGATTGTCAAACGCAGACTTGCTAGACAAAGCCAAAGAGTTAGGTTTTGATGTCAAAGCAGCCAACAGTACTATCAGTATGGAAAATGCTGGTATCCTCGTAGATTATGCGATTAGCGGAACATTGCCAAAAGGGTTCAAAAAACCTGGCAGCAAAGCAAAAATTACTGTAGTCAAGAAGAAAGAGGAAACTGTAGAGACAAAAGTGTCAACACCAGAGGTTGACACTACGGCTGCAGAAAAACCTGCAACTGAAACTACAGTCGATACTCCTGAAGTGGCAGGAGAAGAGAAAGTTGAGAAAGCGGCTCAGGAAAGCACCGAACAACCTTCAGTCAAAAAGGTGAAGAAACGTAAAGGTATCTCTGTTGTAAGCAAAAAAACAGAAACAGAAGCACCTGTCAAGATAGAAGAGGCTGAAGATAAACCACAGAAAAAAACCCTCTCTCGTGGTGGCATTAAAATTGTCAGGAAAGCAAAACCTGAACCTGTAAGAGCTGCTAAGCAGATCTCTATGGAAGATCAGACATCATACGTACCGAAGAAGAAGCCTAAAAAAATAGCAGAGGCCAGAGACAGCGGTAAGAAGATAGATATCTTCAACCATGAAAGTATGAGTGGTGATATCGACAGTGGTTTTGGTGAAGAAGAAGTTGTCCTTTTGGATTTCTCTGATAAAAACATCTATGAAGATATGATGCGTCAAGAACAAAAACGTAAAGAAGAAGCGAAAAAGAGAGAGCTTTCTGGTGCAGCAACCGGTAAAGGCAGACAAGCATTCCGTCCCCAACAGAAACGTTCACTGAAGCGTGGTGGTAAACGTAAGAAGTATGAGAAAGCTGAAAGCACAGAAGTGGTGACTTCCGTAGAGATCCCAGAGAATGTAAGGGTCTATGAGTTTGCAGAAAAGGTAAACCGTTCTGTAGGTGAAGTGATCGGTGTACTGTTTGCATTGGGTATGATGGTAACGAAGAATGACTTTTTAAGTAAAGACGAGATCGAGATATTGGCTGAAGAGTTTGGCGTTGAAGTGACGACTGTCAACCCTCTTGATGAACTTGAAATCACAGAAGATCATGAGGCAGAAGAGGATGAGGCGAACCTTGAAGAGAGACCACCTGTGATCACGATCATGGGACATGTTGACCACGGGAAGACTTCACTGCTTGACAGAATCCGTACTTCAAAAGTAGCAGATAAGGAAGCGGGTGGTATTACACAGCACGTAGGTGCCTACCAGGTAGAAAAGAATGGTAAGAAGATCACGTTTGTGGATACACCGGGTCACGAAGCATTTACAGAGATGCGTTCACGTGGAGCACAGGCGACGGATATCGTTATTATTGTTGTTGCAGCGGATGACGGTGTCATGCCTCAAACCAAAGAAGCGATCGCACATACGAAGGCAGCAGGTGTACCTATGATCGTTGCGATCAATAAAATGGACAAAGAGAGTGCGAATCCGGACAATGTGAAGGCCCAACTTTCTGAGATAGGTGTCATGGCAGCAGACTGGGGCGGGGAGTATGAATTCGTTCCTGTTTCTGCACATACAGGTATGGGTATCGATGATCTGCTTGAAACGATTCTTCTGCAAGCAGAAGTGATGGAACTCAAAGCCAATCCAAACAGAAAAGCAAAAGCTGTTGTCGTTGAAAGCTCTCTTGAAAAAGGTTTTGGACCAGTGGCCAATGTGATCATTAAAAACGGTACATTGCACATAGGTGACAATGTGATCGTAGGTAAGACATACGGACGTATTAAAGCCATTAAATTGGATGACGGAAGTAATGTTAAAGAGATCGGACCAAGTACACCTGCAGCCATCGTAGGACTGAATGAAGTGCCAGGGGCGGGTGATGAACTTATTGTGATGGATACAGATAAAGAAGTACGTGAACTGGCTGAAAAAAGAGCGGAGTATGATAGAACTAAGCAACTTTCTAAAAGTACGAAAGCAACGCTTGATGATCTTTCTGCACTCATTGCTGAAGGACAGCTCAAGTCACTTCCTGTCATCATCAAAGCAGATGTTCAAGGTTCTCTTGAAGCGATCAAAGGAAGCCTAGAGAAGCTTAGAAATGAAGAAGTCAAAGTCAACATTATTCATGAAGGTGTGGGTGGTGTGACTGAGAGTGATCTTGCACTTGCCGATGCATCTGAGCATGCGGTTGTACTTGGATTTAATGTACGTCCGACAGGTGCAGTGAAGAAGAAGTCAAAAGAGTTGGGTATTGAGATACGTTCTTACTCTATCATTTATGATCTTCTTGATGATGTAAAATCATTGCTTGGCGGTATGATGAGCCCTGTGATTTCTGAAGAAGTTACCGGACAGGCAGATGTACGTGAGACATTTGTTGTGGGTAAAGTGGGTACGATCGCCGGATGTAAAGTCTCTGACGGTGTGATCACCAGAAACTCTAAAGCAAGATTGATCCGTGACGGCGTGGTCATCTATGAAAGTAAGATCGCTTCACTCAAGCGTTTCAATGAAGATGCTAAAGAAGTGAAGAACGGTTATGAGTGTGGTATCATGCTTGAAAACTTTAATGACATTAAAGAGGGTGACGTGATCGAAACCTTTAGAGATGTTGAAGAACAGGTTACTTTATAG
- a CDS encoding DUF448 domain-containing protein — MNKSQPIRMCIACRSKHPQNTLIRLKQEGSEVVASDGKGRSFYLCDICVHNEKKIKGLVKRFKQDEERFTRLLKTLANEADTCN; from the coding sequence ATGAATAAATCACAGCCAATACGTATGTGCATCGCTTGCCGAAGCAAACATCCTCAAAACACTTTGATTCGTTTAAAACAAGAGGGTAGTGAGGTCGTTGCATCTGATGGTAAAGGAAGAAGCTTCTACCTCTGTGATATTTGTGTACATAATGAGAAAAAAATCAAAGGCTTAGTGAAGCGTTTTAAACAAGATGAAGAACGATTTACTAGGTTATTGAAAACGTTGGCAAATGAAGCCGACACATGCAACTAG
- the thrB gene encoding homoserine kinase, with amino-acid sequence MFISVPATSANLGPGFDTLGLAVDLRNEITITPSKFLSLSTHGEGDDNPKIKKNSLFLSIFNENYKRLSGREDNFRFEFHNRIPISRGLGSSSAVIVAALSAAYTAADKRYNKREILNQALRYEHHPDNITPAVMGGFNVACVEGDRVYSKKRRMPDYLKAVVVVPNRTISTAKSRTILPKMYRKEETVYSLSRASYMTALFMSESWDLLRIASKDKLHQARRMKMMPELFDVQKLALKHGALMSTLSGSGSTFFNLVYEKDANKIAQALQARFPQFRVFILSLDNNGVITKS; translated from the coding sequence ATGTTTATAAGCGTACCCGCAACCTCTGCAAACTTAGGCCCTGGATTTGATACCTTGGGGCTTGCAGTAGATCTAAGAAATGAAATTACGATCACACCCTCAAAATTTTTGAGTCTTTCCACGCATGGGGAGGGTGACGACAATCCTAAAATAAAGAAGAATTCCCTGTTTTTAAGTATTTTCAATGAAAACTATAAAAGACTCTCCGGAAGAGAGGATAATTTCAGATTCGAATTTCATAACCGTATCCCCATCTCAAGAGGGCTGGGGAGTTCTTCTGCGGTGATCGTGGCTGCATTGAGCGCAGCCTATACCGCGGCAGATAAGAGATACAACAAAAGAGAAATACTCAACCAGGCATTGCGCTATGAACACCATCCGGATAACATCACCCCTGCAGTGATGGGTGGTTTTAATGTCGCCTGTGTGGAAGGTGACCGGGTCTACAGCAAAAAAAGACGTATGCCTGACTATTTAAAAGCAGTAGTGGTTGTGCCTAACCGTACCATATCCACAGCAAAATCGCGTACGATCCTGCCTAAAATGTATAGAAAAGAAGAGACCGTCTATTCACTTTCACGTGCCTCTTATATGACAGCACTTTTTATGAGCGAATCCTGGGATCTATTGCGTATAGCATCCAAAGATAAGCTGCATCAGGCAAGAAGAATGAAAATGATGCCTGAACTGTTCGATGTGCAGAAGCTGGCACTGAAGCATGGTGCACTGATGAGTACACTGTCAGGTTCAGGTTCTACATTTTTTAACCTTGTATATGAGAAAGATGCCAATAAAATTGCACAGGCACTGCAGGCGCGTTTCCCTCAATTCAGGGTTTTTATTCTCTCTTTAGACAATAATGGTGTCATCACCAAGAGTTAA
- the lpxC gene encoding UDP-3-O-acyl-N-acetylglucosamine deacetylase, giving the protein MQQRTLKKAVEVVGIGLHKGEPIKLRLEPLDVDSGIMFYREDLAMRIPLSPDSVIDTRMATVIGNEKGYISTIEHFLSAVYAYGIDNMRVIVDGNEMPIMDGSSISFCLLLEEAGIHEQDALKQIIRVKQPVEVREGDKFVRLLPHESAEFDFRIKFDHPVIGDQQEHFAFSTKAFIEEIARARTFGFAKDIQYLQSQNLALGATLHNAIGLDDHKVLNPEGLRFENEFARHKILDAMGDMMVTGHNILAKYESFAGSHDLNYKLTSKLLSDSKNYDLVAVEALQSRAFAKSFA; this is encoded by the coding sequence ATGCAACAAAGAACACTGAAAAAAGCTGTGGAAGTTGTAGGTATAGGTTTGCATAAAGGTGAACCGATCAAGTTAAGACTGGAGCCGCTTGATGTAGATTCCGGTATTATGTTCTACCGTGAAGATCTTGCGATGAGAATACCACTTTCTCCCGACTCGGTTATTGATACCCGTATGGCTACGGTGATAGGAAATGAAAAAGGGTATATCTCTACGATCGAGCACTTTCTCTCTGCTGTCTATGCGTATGGTATAGACAATATGCGCGTGATCGTGGATGGAAACGAGATGCCGATCATGGACGGTTCATCCATCTCTTTTTGTCTTTTGTTGGAGGAGGCAGGTATTCATGAACAGGATGCTTTAAAGCAAATTATCCGTGTGAAACAGCCTGTTGAGGTACGCGAAGGTGACAAATTCGTGCGTCTGTTGCCCCATGAGAGTGCAGAATTTGACTTTCGTATCAAGTTCGACCATCCTGTGATCGGTGATCAGCAAGAGCATTTTGCATTCAGTACCAAAGCGTTTATAGAAGAGATCGCACGTGCAAGAACCTTCGGATTTGCGAAAGATATCCAGTACCTGCAAAGTCAAAATTTAGCACTTGGTGCAACACTTCACAATGCCATAGGGCTGGATGACCATAAAGTACTGAATCCTGAAGGATTGCGGTTTGAGAATGAATTTGCAAGACATAAGATCCTGGATGCCATGGGCGATATGATGGTCACTGGTCATAATATACTGGCCAAATATGAATCATTTGCAGGCAGTCATGATCTCAATTATAAACTGACATCTAAATTGCTCTCAGACAGTAAAAACTATGATCTTGTCGCAGTAGAAGCGTTACAAAGTAGAGCATTTGCAAAAAGTTTTGCCTAA